In Helicoverpa zea isolate HzStark_Cry1AcR chromosome 7, ilHelZeax1.1, whole genome shotgun sequence, the genomic window ttaattgttatctagaacttttcaaaaaaaaaatcattttaataagtaattattttgtttatcgagttcaggtttttcgttttagtaatttggaataatttggttttgagaagttcaatgcaaaagtggaaaatatagaaaagcttctgacattaaactacacaaaaaactgtaagaattttcactgtacatgaaatatttttattgagcctaagttactatggaagtctgacattgttctttaatcGATTTATAGATAGCTTCAAGGATTGCACAATAtacttaaaaatgtataaaataaaagtaaataccgATATTGTAACTATATCCGTACCACCAGGCATAAATATTAGACACAAAATAGTTGAAATTATAAGAAAGAAAACGAAATTGTTAACGTAATGTTAATGGAAGcggttaaagtttttattttctcataaggCATAGTGTATTTTGATCACTTTTCAGCATATTGCAGTGGCAGACAATGTTGTCTTCAAATAGCATTATTGGTCTACAAAAAAATTTCATTCGAACCAAAAGGTCGTTTCAACTAACATTACGTCAATAAAGAATAAAGTAATAGAGGAacacaaacaattgacaacacACAGACTGaattttggtatttattattttataaacattatattatcTTATGACATTGATGTTACAATTTGAACGAGCGCGAATATCGCTAGCAGACCAACACCAGCTTGATAAGTACACGCTCCGCTTGTTTCGTCACTAACTCCGAAGACGGTTTCGTTCAACCAAGCAACGTGGCTGAACACTCTAGAGTATACGTCAGGGACTGCTGTCAATAATGGAGATGTGCAGTCCTTTGACAAGAAAAGAACGCCCTGCAGATAGTCGCCGCAAACCAATGGGTTTCCAAGGTCACCCTGAAAACGAATCAATGTATGAGTTTTGCGCTTAGTTTAAAAACTTCGGATACTATTATGAGAATCGTTTTGAAATTGTTGTTTGGTGTGAAAAAGGTAACcattttgaacataaaattaaatcattatgcTACTCAATAGAACACAATTCAAAGATTACTCAAATAGATTATATCGCGTCTACTATCGAGTGATAGCAAAAAAGAGTGAGTTGCGAAAAAAGAGTAGTTATATTGAATAgatgagtttattttataagacaTAATTAAAGGTGCTTACATGACATCCAGTACTGTTTGTTATCGGCATAGCACAGAGCATGTTGGGCTGCATTGCAATTGTAGTTCCCATTCCATAGTAGGCAGTAGCGCAATGCGAGCTTAAAGTCACTCGGCTTTGAATAAACATCAACTGGTAACTCGCCTAAAAACGTTTTTACTACATTAGGATGAAAGTTAATGAGcaacaaattagaataaaaataatttgccaAATTTCACCTATTAatgagaaaataattattttttattatagatatagattgtAACTTTACTGTGACTTACACTGGCTGACGCATTTTGGGCTCCCCAACCAGGAGTATGGCAAACTGCTAGATGTGTCACTGAGATGTCTTCAGTGGGAAGTCTCAGGACACTTACAGCAATGCTTGAGAACGGACTAACAGTCTGAAAGTAGAAATGAATTCAGTTATAATACAACAAATAAATGACTGGTATCAGGGGCGTAGCTACCGCCGTATCTGCCGTGTCAATTATACGGGGCCCCCGGGCCACGGGGCCCCAAAAGTgtgtaaagaaagaaaataaaactttttaatttattttattttacaaatgcaAAATCAAATCCTAgtgtagcctagtgggtaaaggaccaacctctcaagtatgagggcgcaggttcgatcccaggtcagacaagtaccaatgcaacttttctaaatttgtatgtactttctaagtatatcttagacaccatggactgtgtttcggatggcacgttaaactgtaggtcccggctgtcattgaacatccttggcagtcgttacgggtagtcagaagccagtaagtctgacaccattctaaccaaggggtatcgggttgcccgggtaactgggttgaggaggtcagataggcagtcgcttcttgtaaagcactggtactcagctgaatccggttaaactggaagccgaccccaacatgattgggaaaaggctcggaggatgatgttttttttacaaatgtcGAAATTCTATAAAGCAATTCCaacaaatgattaaataaatcaGTTTGCCGAAAAAAAGGCAAGGAGagtgaatatgatttttatttgtgaaatgcttttaaattatgttatgataaatctagacacacggcagtgtgtccgccaagttcgagcaaaaaaagcgacacaccggccgtgggttatattacacgaaccatttcgggccaaattcgaccccctgtaactcaaaatctattttatttacgcatatcaaatttctagtatctattgagaccccctcacttatctaaaatacaaaatttcattaatatacctattgtaggtcttgagatattgacgtcagaaaatcgctatttttactatacactcactgactgactgattcactgactcactcatcaaaaacctagaccacttccaatggtcgtattgacttgaaatttggcatagaggtaggtctttatgtcaaggtaaagggaaaaatctgaaaatggccaagtgggagtcggtttcaaaataatgaaggtgttttatacccggtgtaaatttatacccctaaggaactaaaacgaactaaatttatctatatttatataatatatcttcgaatggtttgtatttagtttagttagaagtaaaatagtgtagttagaagtaaaataaaaatctgaaaacggccaagtgtgaatcactttcgaaaataacgaatgtgtaactttgatccacgaacataatatatgataacatgtcatgtcagtcagttggtaaatctagtccatttagttaatctagttcatttctttgtaagaaacatagtgcatattagaaaatctaaaagatagtataaatgagacattcctttaactaacttcatcataagaaaaaaataaaataaacaaccttacaaaaataaatgaaatcccacccaaaacaaaaatgtgaaagactgccaagttcgataatatgggaatgcttcgcctataaaagaagtgagatctgaataagtaccaagttccatacacatacctcagttaaaaatagttactttttaatgatgttacttggcaagttttaatagaaaattaaatacttgattcattgcgtttagtaggtttataacaaggtgtatgaaaactttccaagtaacatcattaaaaagtaactatttttaactgaggtatgtgtatggaacttggtacttattcagatctcacttcttttataggcgaagcattcccatattatcgaacttggcagtctttcacatttttgttttgggtgggatatttcttttcacaatattttttttattttctgaaaaatcTTTACCCCCATATAAGGGcctccaaacaatttttttatacgGGGCCCCGACAAGGCACGCTACGCCACTAACTGGTATATATACTACATATTTTCATTCGTCTGCACAAGTAATGTTACCTATTATGTAAATAGGAAACCAATAGAAAAACATACattccaaacaaacaaaaattctaaTTTTTCCTCTTCATAATCTTTGTGTAGATAAGCCaagaaaatataggtacttacagcAATAACAGCGATGTCGTTGTTAAAACGCTGACTCGGGACAAACTGAGGGTGGATTGTGAAGCTAGCTACATTCCGTACACGATACGAGTTATCATCATTGTTGAGCCTCGATGAGCCAGCAAATAACCGAAATTGTGACGCAACAATTAGCCTGAAAAGAAAACAGGTTGAATATAATTTTCCCGGAATACCTACTATggtctaataataataatgaaacaaaaaccggccaaatgAAAATCTTACTCGCGCATAGATTACGTttgttaaaatacttattttatagaGAAATCCATGCAGTCTGAATTTTAACAATTAAGCTATCAGTAGATACTGcccggtgacagacggacggccAGCAAAGTATTAGTAATAAcaattttaccctttgggtacagaacccaaacattgaaaataaaaacactttacTTACTGATTATTGTTATGAAGGCATGAGGCAGCTGTCAAAGCATGACTTAACGTGATCAATGCTCCTCCACATCTATGTCCTCTCGTCAATAGATCCACTTCACTTCTGTTTTGCAAGGAAACCTGTAAAAATATATCAGCATACATCATTGCAGCAATAGGTTCCGCGCAGGAGCACGAAGTCATGTCTGTGAGTCACTTTCACAGAAAAACCGCTAAACATAATTGGTAATTAATGGTTTTATCAAATCGCCAATAGTACCAAAGTATATAGGATATGAATGACAATATAAAGAATGACTATCAAAAGTTATCCTATTAAAGAGGAAAACTGAAGATCCAAACCATGAGAGATGCCTACGTGCGTCTGACATCATCGATGATAAAAAGGAGAAACAAATAATtactcatatatttttaaacaattcacTCGCGTTCTGGGGAATTGCTTCCTGTACTGGACAAACTACAGCCTATGTGACTTGGCAATAGTCTAGCTTccaaacagtgaaataatttttcggaGCTTTTTAGGGTACATACAAGCAATAAAATGGCTCCTTCTTAACATTAGCAAGGACAAAGAAAGTAGTTGTATCAATGCTTACCATATATTTGAACTGATTTTCATTAGCAGCAGTTCCACCAATAATTCTGGATGCTGCTTCAACTGAATAACTTGCTCCTGTTggtgatttgtttttattattattttatattttagtcacTATGTtgtagaaaacttaaattatttcaagAAATTTTGCATTTGAACCTaatccactgctgggcacaggtctcctctcacactgagaaggattgagcattgatcACGGTCATCatcgggttggtgatttcagactatatagtccaggtttcctcaagatgttttccttcaccttttcatCAGCCATTgctgtccaaaatatacttagtttttttatttagtaaataaatacaagctgATAATTTTATTTCGATTCGCAGATATTCATTTATCTTATTGAAATGTTATTGTATTACAATACAGTAGTTCCGACCATCTTTTTTTTCTCGATCTTTACaaaattcaataatattttgaaatctgcacccaaattaaattaaattaaataataaaattacgaaatctGACAAGTTTATCATTCGCTTAGTTTCGACACAGTTGCAATAATAAACATCAGTTGGTTGGACGAGAGCGCACATACCAAAGTACCTAATCAACTGAGCCAATTAATGATTGCAGAATTTTTgacgcaataaaataaatatctaagcTTACCATAAAAAGCAATCACACACAAAATCACAatcttattcattttaatttcagtTAATAATGTTCACATAAACTAACACAATGGTCCTTTCTTCGTGTTAATGGATAACTGGGTAATATACTATGAATGAGTTCAATATGTCTGTATAATCAATATATAGGAGTTGCAATCTTATCTCATCCACGCGGGTAATTTTTTATCGCAATCATTTTGAGGAAActtattactaaaaatataaatcagatCCTTAATCGCGAGACTAACCTATCCAATACATcttttagtttaaattatttcaagggAGGTATTAcatttagggctgatttttcaatcatcagttaacttctatctgaggaataaatatggcggtttgacatattttccatacaaaagctgtcaaaacgttaaaaatattcctcagatagaagttatctggcgaatgaaaaatcagcccttagtaAATATCCTGATTCAATGTACCTGTGATCAAATATTCATGACATTAAAATCAAACACCTGCATGGTCAAGTACAATGCCAAGATCTGACCACCAGTCTTACctactgagttgaggaggtcagataggcagttgctcctttgCAAAACAATGGTATGTCAATTTTTATAGAAATCTCATCTAGTACAACACACTGCCGACGCGGGAATGCGCGGGAAAGTGCAAGGGTAAAAATCTGCCATCCCACGCTACGCGACGGGGCACGGTGGGTGCAAATTTGGTGTGAAATGACTGTACATTGTCTTCAGCTGTCGTCATCGCCCGTCATAAACTTGATTATCATGAACAAAAAACACATGTATTTGATTTAATCATTTATTGGCATAAGAATCATACATCGGATTACAGATTCCTTAACTTCAATCAAATACCTATAATCGGTAGGAGGAAAATATGAGCAAATAATTGATACGTGTGATCTTTTTTGTTATTCGTCTGATCATGAGTGTCTCAcaaattaagaacctcctccttttaaccgacttctcaaaaaggaggacCTTTTTgcttctcaattcgtcgggatcttttttatGTACATTATTCACCAATTACTCGAAGACACCTGGACTGCAAAGTTCtatgtttgatagggtataaaagccaggtggtcccatagtcatcgaGTCAAGAActgatgatgggaaccctgagaaatGGAGGGTAATTTTCGAATGTTATGGGCATGCGTAGGGTATAAACTTGATACTAAGGCATATTTCTGATAACACTGTGTAACTGTGAAgttttgaagctgacctgacgatggaaaCAAGTGAAGGTCGAGGTAGCAGGCAACGGTACATATTTACTACCTCGTTTTTGGGCTtagttatatttaatttaatttattctttattgcacacttaacaacaaatatataaaaataatacagacagtttatgtacaatggcgagcttaacccagaattgggttctcttacagccaaccttaaagccatagagagattcgatagtggtagggtagattcaaaaaagtgcacaacaaacattaataattaaagaaatatatatatatatatatatatataaaaaataacaatatactaaacatatatatgtagtaaaactacacaatacataaacataatacacataaaaaaaaaaaaaatatatatatatatacatacaaatataaatgtcaTTCATGATGATAAATAGTAATCCTTTACTCGTCTCTTGAATGCACCCAACGATGGGCTTTCGCGTATTGAGTGTGGAAGGgaattccacagtctcacagcacgaacagtgaacgatccatcatagcggctcgtagtgtgggaagggacacgaagaaggagagatgaggaagtgcgacaaggtttgcctctcggaacaagaaactcaaaacgttccGTATTGATGAGAAACTTTCCTCTAATGGTCATAGTGATAGCTatgcttgtctaaaaaatttgtaaataaacatatcGGATGTGTCATATCTAATCACATTTAATCCTAtcacatatcatcatcatctcccgggtcttttcgcaactatgttggggtcggcttcctgtcttaccggatgcagctgagtacaagtgctttacaaggagcgactgcctatctgacctactagacccagttactcgggcaacctaatacctcttggtaagactggtgtaaGTCTttaggcttctgactacccgtaacgagcgccaaggatgttcaatgacagccgggacctgcagtttaacgtgccatccgaaacacagtcattggtgtctaagatatacttagaaagtacatacaacctTAGAAAAGTTGAACCCgtaccctcatacttgagatgTTGGTACTTtagccactaggccaccacgactaaatcctatcacatatactttataaaaaaattacctaacccattcagtggtttagccaccgGAGTcaattttcgttttcataatttacatcaGTGTAAAGCAGAGACAAAGATagaagtatcgaatgttttgaccagttgataGCTGTCagtttcaagggagaatttcagttgtttgtaatgactgactcttatattttgttctaattctagcacatttttattctacatACTTTGTATGAaattttttaagctattgcatagcttctatcgcaggccttgagcgcggggaccaaatccagaaattccgtaacgaaaaaacctcacgctccccactccgacgggcacggaggtatGGCTTGAAGGCCGTACATCGTCTAACGTTGTGTCAGTTcagcagtcttcgacacggcgctgtgtgtcgtgcgattagacgtattgtacgacttaacggaactcgcccgaatcgagacgagctgctccgaaatcggacgaatacaatacagaatgctatgcaatagctttaccgcggcagtccccgattgccacacgtatttttttagttatttttttcattttaacgttttttttagTTGTCCTAATCGACATAAtgttaaccagtatattaaacgaatttaattaaatgtcatTCATCCACCAGACATCGACTTCTacgccgatgcacctaaaaatattgttttttttgctttttagtgtttggATTCCcagtcggttttattttgttgtaaaaagtttttttgggaagtcggttgataAATGGAGTACGTGATTCTACGACCAGAAATGCCTGACTGGTACTTTAAGTAAGCCTAGGTAAACTGTAAGGAATAAAATGAAACCATTTCATAgacatattaaatattatttatttgccaaaAAAATGATACAAAGATACATATATACTAGGCCAATACAGATATAATATATGCACTATTATCACAATAAAAACTTGATGCATAAATACCAATATTGTGAGAGTTAGTACTGAAGTCAAAGAATAGGAACAGAACACAAGTAGAACGACGGTTGACAGAAAGATCAGTTTCTAAATTGACTTTTACTGTATTCTGTTAGGAATGTAGTAAAAATCTTATCAGAAATCCTTGAGATAAGTCTGGTAGACTATACCGACCAACATaccaaaatcatatttttaggATCATTTTGTTCCCATCTTAACTCATTTTGCAGTAAGCTTCGAGCATGTTgcataaaaatatagcctatagaACTCACGAAGACCATAGTTGTACATCAAAGAAGTTTAAATGAATCGatataagaaataaaagtaaataccgATATCGGAACTATATCCGTACCACCAGGCATAAATATTAGACACAAAATAGTTGAAATTATAAGAGAGAAAACGAAAATGTTAACGTAATGTTAGTGAAAGCAGTTGTTAGACTTTTATTTCCTCATAGTGTATAGTATATTTTGATCACTTTTCAGCATAGTGCAGTGGCAGACAATGTTGTAATCCTAATAGCATTATTGGTCTACAAAGAATGTTATTCAAACCAAAAAGTCGTTTCAACTAACATAACGTCAATGAAGGATAGAGGAACACACAAACAAATGACTGAATTTTagcatttattttgtaaaaaaatatatattatcttATGACATTGATGTTACAATTTGAACGAGCGCGAATATCGTTAGCAGACCAGCACCAGCTTGATAAGTCGAAGCTCCACTTTCAGTTGGTGGGGCTACAGTTGTTGTGTTTTCTTGACTAATTCCGAAGACGGTTTCGTTCAACCAAGCACCGTGGCTGAACACTCTAGAGTATACGTCAGGTGATGGCATTACTACTGGAGATGCGCAGTCTTTTGACAAGAAAAGAACGCCCTGCAGATAGTCGCCGCAAACCAGGGGGTTTCCAATGTCACCCTGGAAAAGAAACAATGTTATGAGCTTTACGCTTAATTTAAGAATTTCGGATATTATTATGAGAATCGTATTGgttgttcaatttgaaaaaGGTTGGAGGCTAATTATTTTGGACcgaaaattaaatcattatgaCACTGAATAGAAAACAATTTAAAGAATACTCAAATAGATTATAACGCATCGACTATCGAGTTACAGCAAAACAGAGTTAGATGCGTTTGCGTTTACTGAAATGATGAGATTATTGTATTAGACATAATTTAAGGTACATGCTTACATGACATCCAGTACTGTTTGTCGGCGGCAAAGCGCACAGCATGTTGGGAAACACAGTAATTGAAGTTCCTTGATTGTTGTAGGATTGGAAACAGACAGCGTTTTCAGTTATTCGGCTTCGAATGTACATCAACTGGTAACTTGCCTATAATCATTTTTTCTACATTAATACAAACACATAAAGTTCGAAGTTGCAGAAGTGTCTGTATTCATCTCTAATTCAATCATAGTAAGTATCACCCACTTATTggaattttgtatataaaaatgagCACATGGATAGTGTATCGAGATAGCCTTGCTAGTGAAGATAGTACTCGACATCACCATCCGCCATTTTGGCGCCAAGTTTGATAGTTGACATAATGACTGATATGTCAAGCTGACCACCAAAAGAGATGATGGACAACAACAGTTTGAGACAAGGCACAGACtctatcatcctccgagcctttttcccaatcatgttggggtcggcttccagtctaaccggattcagctgagtaccagtgctttacaagaagcgactgcctatctgacctcctcaacccagttacccgggcaacccgataccccttggttagactggtgtcagacttactggcttctgactacccgtaacgactgccaaggttgttcaatgacagccgggacctacagtttaacgtgccatccgaaacacagtcagtggtgtctaagatatacttagaaagtacatacaaacttagaaaagttgcattggtacttgcctgacctaggatcgaacccgcgccctcatacttgagaggttggtcctttacccactaggccaccacgacttcaaccTACACACACAGACAGCACAGACTCTATCAACCAATGCCATACATGACACTCCTTAAGCAAGTTATCCTAGAGAAAAACGAAATTCGGTATGTACTGTAAGAGTAACCTGCAAACATTTGTCGGCCGAtgtttgtttgagctcataaatcagtacgaagATGAAAGAAACCCATAACACAAGGATTAATTGACCGTTATCATACCGACTACGATTTTGATAGGAATCCAGatattagataataaaaaaaattgacatccaCCGGGTCAAAtttcggccgactgtttagtctgccgTGTGCAGTTTCAAACGAGTTTAAGACAAAGTGGGTCATACTCTTCATTGGTTGTttagtataaaatattgtagCGTTAATATGACTTACAGTGGCTGAACTATTTTGGGCTCCCCAACCAGGAGTAGTGCAACCTGGTTCTAGTTGAATTCCGATATCGGCAGTGGGAAGCCTCAGGGTCGCCACTGCGACGTTTGAGAACGGACTGACAGTCTGAAAATTGAAATTCATTCAGTGACAAATGACTAGTTAAGCTAAGTTAGATAAGCCAAAAAATGTGCTTACAGTAATAACAGCGATGTCGTAATTAAAACGCTGGCTCGGGTTAAACTGAGGGTGGATTGTGAAGTTAGCTACATTCCGAACACGATACTCGTTAGAGTCATCGTCGAGCCTCGTTGCGCCACCAAATAGACGGTGTTCTGACGCGACAATTAgcctgaaaagaaaaaaagttgAATATTATGTTCCCGGAATACCTACctagtcaaataaataatcaaacaaaaaccggccaaatgcAAATCTTACTCGCACATAAACCACGTttgttaaaatacttaaaatatactgtctctgatttttttttgtagtaaagctATCATAAGGTACACCCCGGTGACAGGCAGAAGTATTAGtaatagggtcccattttatactttgggtacggaacccaaaattgaaaataaaaaacactgtTGACTTACTGATTATTGTTATGAAGGCAGGACGCAGCTGTCAAAGCATGACTTAACGTGATCAATGCTCCTCCACATCTATGTCCTCTCGTCAATTGAGCCACTTCACTTATTCTTTGCAAGGAAACCTGTAAGAATATATTGGCATACATCATTCCCGAATTGGCATCGCAGGAGCATTCTCAAAAAAACCGCTAGACAGTATAGGTAATTAACggttttttcaaatcgatgaaagaattaaataaattcaccTGATTCTATTACGTAGGATATAAATGACTATACGAAGAACGATCATCAGAATTGGGCCTATTAATTAAGCTGAAGAACTATGGCTATGAGAGAAGTCAACGTGAAAACGTCTGACATCATCGATGATgattaagaaaaacaaataaatatttgaaaacaagCTGTTCCGCGCGGGCTCTCTTGAGTCCTGGgggaatttctttaaaatatagcttatgatAATCGAGGATAATTTAGCTTCCTCACCGTGATTTTGAAACCATTTTAATAGATTCGGAGCTTTAGGCTTCACAAAAAAAAGGTTCCTctttaaaattagtaagtaagATGGAAATAAGTGTATCAATGCTTACCATGTAATTGAACTCATTTCCAGTAGCAACGGTTCCACCAATAATTCTGGATGCGCCTTCAACTGAATAGCTTGCTCCTGTTGGTGATCATTTTATAGTTTAGTCACTATCTTGTAGAAATACTACTtaaatttatcatcatcatcatcctcctgcccttatcccaattttatttggggtccatactcttctatctgccgtcatctcgcaAGTTACATTCTTTCTAACTAAATCGACTTTCACATAAcctatccatcgtttctttggtcatcTTCTTACATCCACGTTCACGTTAAAGACCTTCCTCACAAcgtgacagccggtttccacgcagatTTTCTGttaccggcgccactttcaaacttcctcttatatactcattcttCACTTCATCCATTCgcgtatatgtaggtatatgtaggaatacttaaattatttcaaatatacaTGTGATCATATTAGGCACGTATGTTAATCGAAACCTTCTTTTGTAAATACCTACTAGTTGGAAATTTCCATTTGCAAAggttattttatgaatgaaataatttatgaataggAATGTCATTGTATTGCCTACAGTGCAGTGCGTCATGCGGTTTCGAtcgtcgttttttttttatcgattttataAATACACTTGTAA contains:
- the LOC124632105 gene encoding trypsin delta-like is translated as MNKIVILCVIAFYGASYSVEAASRIIGGTAANENQFKYMVSLQNRSEVDLLTRGHRCGGALITLSHALTAASCLHNNNQLIVASQFRLFAGSSRLNNDDNSYRVRNVASFTIHPQFVPSQRFNNDIAVIATVSPFSSIAVSVLRLPTEDISVTHLAVCHTPGWGAQNASASASYQLMFIQSRVTLSSHCATAYYGMGTTIAMQPNMLCAMPITNSTGCHGDLGNPLVCGDYLQGVLFLSKDCTSPLLTAVPDVYSRVFSHVAWLNETVFGVSDETSGACTYQAGVGLLAIFALVQIVTSMS
- the LOC124631974 gene encoding trypsin-like: MNKFVILCVVALYGASYSVEGASRIIGGTVATGNEFNYMVSLQRISEVAQLTRGHRCGGALITLSHALTAASCLHNNNQLIVASEHRLFGGATRLDDDSNEYRVRNVANFTIHPQFNPSQRFNYDIAVITTVSPFSNVAVATLRLPTADIGIQLEPGCTTPGWGAQNSSATASYQLMYIRSRITENAVCFQSYNNQGTSITVFPNMLCALPPTNSTGCHGDIGNPLVCGDYLQGVLFLSKDCASPVVMPSPDVYSRVFSHGAWLNETVFGISQENTTTVAPPTESGASTYQAGAGLLTIFALVQIVTSMS